Part of the Pseudothermotoga sp. genome, TTTCTTCAACTTTTCTAGAACGCTTTTGGTCACTTTGCCGGCAGCAACTACGTCTACATTTCCATAGTACGACGAATGAAAGGCTAGGACCTTTTCTCTGTTGAGTCTTTCGACTGTCTCTTTGTAGCCACTCACCGGCCGCGAGTACGGTTCCTCAAGATAAGTCTCAGCGAATAGATCCTGCACTCTACTTTCGTGATCTTCGTTGTAAGTTTTTATTTCTTCAATTATAACAGATTTTTCAAGCTCTATCGATCTCTCTTCCAGAAGGGGGTTGAAAACTATCTCCGAGAGAATTTCGATGGCTTTCTCATGATGGTCGTGAGGTACTTTCGCGAAGTAAACGGTGAAATCCTTCGTCGTGAAAGCGTTTAGACCCCCTCCAACGATCTCAAGATTGAATTTCAATGTGAATTCATCAAACTTTTTGGTACCTTTGAACGCAGCGTGCTCAATGAGATGGGCTAAGCCAGCCTCATTTGGCTCCTCATTGGCAGAGCCAACTGGTACGATGAACGCGAGCGACAGTGTTTTGACTGAAGAAATGGGCACGTAGTAAATGTGCCCATTTGAAGCCTTTGTGATTTCAATTTTCATGACACGTGCCTCCGTTTCAATCTTCGTCCGATTTTGGCTTGTTTCTGGGGCGTACTGGGCCTTTTTCCTCCTTCATCAATCTTTCCCGGGTCGGCTTTCTTTCCCCTTCAGAATGGTCTGAAGATGGTATTTCTTCGAATTGGAGTCTGCCCAGATTGTCAATGTTACACACTTTAACTTTCAACGTGTCGCCGATCTTTAGAGTTTTAATGTTGCTTGCTATTTTGCTCTGATGCAGAAGTCCTATCTTGCCCGGACCGACTTCCAGAAAAACTCCGAAAGGTTCTATGCGAGTGATTTTACCTTCGAAGATGTCTCCAACTGCTATGTCTCTGACTATTTCGTTTATCTTGTTGATCGCTGAATCAACCTTCTGTTCGCTATTACCTATAACGCTCACACGACCAGTTTCGTCGTCCACGGATATTTGAACGTCGAATTCCTTTATGATGCCTTTTATTACACGCCCACCCGGTCCAATGATTTCTCCGACTCTCGTCGGGTCAACAACCGTCGTTTTTATGATGGGTGCATACACAGAAAGGCTAGATCTGGGCTTGTCGATGGTGTTGTACATCTTCTCGAGTACGAACAATCTTGCCTCTTTGGCTTGATTCAGAGCTCGATACAAGAGTTCCCTTGAAACACCCGAAACTTTGCAATCCATTTGGAAAGCGGTGATACCATCTTTTGTGCCGGCCACTTTGAAGTCCATATCACCCCAATGATCTTCCGCACCCATTATGTCTGTCAACACCACTTCTGAATCAGGTTCAATGATCAAACCCATCGCAACACCAGCGACGTGTTTCTTCACAGGTACACCAGCATCCATGAGTGCGAGCGAACCTGAGCACACTGTAGCCATCGATGATGAGCCGTTGGACTCGAGTATCTCCGAGACCACCCTTATCGTGTAAGGGAACTCATCTTCCGATGGTAAAACGAATTTCAAAGCACGTTCTGCGAGATGTCCATGACCTATTTCCCTCCTGCTTGGTCCCCTGAGTGGTTTCACTTCCCCGGTGCAAAACGGTGGGAAATTGTAATGCAGCATGAACCTCTTGGTGCCTTCCTCCAGAATCGTGTCGATGATCTGCTCGTCCATCGGGGCACCCAGCGTTACGATACCCAAGCTTTGGGTTTCTCCCCTGGTGAACAGCGCGGAACCATGGACTCTCGGTAACAAACCAATTTCACAACTTATCGGTCTGATATCCTTAGGACCTCTCAGATCTAGCCTGATGCCTTCCTCAACGATGATTCTCCTCATTCTGTGCTTCATTTTTTCCTCGTACAGATCTTTAAGTTGAATGATGTATTGATTCAGCAACTCTTCAGCATATTTTTCCTTGAGACGATTAACGATCGATTCGTAGTATTCACCGATTGCTTGAGCCCTTGCTTTTTTGCCTTGTGTGAGTAATCTCTTACGGAGCTCTGCTTCATCGATCAATGAGAGGAAATCCTTCTCGATTTCCTCGGGTAACTTTTTCTCCTCGATTTGAACTTTGGATACGTTGAATTCACTGATGATGTCCTGCTCGAATTCAACGATCTTCTTGATCGCATCATGAGCCTTGAACAAAACCTCTATCATCTGCTCTTCACTGACTTCTTTCGCCTCACCCTCAACCATCGTTATGGCATCCGCTGTTCCAGCGACCACGATATCGATCAAGCTTCTTTCAATTTGTTCATCCGTTGGAAAGAAAATCACTTCTCCATCGATGAGTCCAACCCTCACGGCAGCGACCACGCCGTTGAAGGGTATATCTGATACGTTGAGCGCCAAGGATGCAGCCATCACACCAACCACGTCTGGGGGATTGACTGGATCAGCTGAAATGACGGTGACTATCACTTGAACTTCATTTCTAAGATGCTTCGGAAACAGAGGCCTTATAGGTCTATCGATGGTGCGGGCTGAAAGTATGGCAGCTTCGCTCGGTTTACCCTCACGTTTAATGAACCCTCCTGGTATCTTTCCAGCCGCGTAAAACCGTTCTTGAAATTCTACAGTTAGCGGCACGAAATCGACACCCTCGGTCACTTGATCAGACATGACCGCAGTTGCTAGAACGGTCGTGTCACCAATTCTCGCCAAAATGGCTCCGTTGGCTTGTTTCGCCAACCTTCCATGCTCAACATAAAACTCTTTCCCCAAAATGGTTCGATGCCAGTATTTCAAAACTATCACCTCTCCATCAAGAAACTAAAAGCGGGCCAGCGCCCGCCCTCTCCTTCGTTTTCCTCTTCATTTCCTCAAATTCAACTTTTCAATCAAGCTTCTGTAGGACTCGGGATTCACTCTCTTGAGGTATCTCAGCATCTTTCGCCTTCTTCCGACCATCTTCATTAAGCCTCGTCTGGAATGAAAATCCTTTGGATGCAATTTCAAATGCTCAGTGAGATGGTTGATGCGAGCCGTCAGAAGTGCGATCTGTACCTCCACTGAACCTGTGTCCTTCTCGTTGATTCTGAATTGTTCAATGATCTGTTGCTTCTGCTCTTTGTCCATGCATACACCTCCACCTCTTACAGCCTTCAACCCAGAAGGGGAATTTCACCCTCATCCGAGTTGAGGTCTGGAGCGGGCGACGGGGGTCGAACCCGCGACCCTCAGCTTGGGAAGCTGATGCTCTACCACTGAGCTACGCCCGCTCGCCAAAAAATAATTATACCACATTCGAGTGGTTCATCAACACTGATGACGGAAACTCAGCTCGTGGAAAACTTTTCTTTCAACAGTTCCAAAACACGCTTGGCGTTGTTTTCCTGCAACAAGATTCTGAAAAATTCATATGCCTGCAGATCGATTTCCCCAGTTTTGTTCAAAAAATAAACTTTCAACCTGGTTTTGAAAAGCTCTTTTTCCACCTCTGCCATGGAAGCAATACTTTTCACCACTTCGATCAATCGTTCATCGTGCAAACAAGCTTCTGCGATCTGCAGGAGCACATCGTCCATTCATCAAGCTTGCTTAGCCGTCACAAAAACCTTGAAAGATATGCCAGTGCGCGTTTCGTTCTCGATCTTGGCTTCCATGAAACCGGGTACCATGTAAAGATCTTTGCCGTTCTCGTTTAGGAATCTGCGAGCAACGGCTATTGCCTTGACAGCTTGGTTAACAGCCCCCGCACCTATCGCTTGGATTTCGACTCTGTCCGATTTCGACAGAGCACCTGCGATGGCTCCAGCCACCTTGTTCGGATTCGAACTCGAACTGACTTTCAAAATCTCCATTCGACCAATCCTCCTTGATCTGTAAAAATATCTCGTGCACAGTTTCTAAGGGTACTGTGCTACGAGTGATTTTACCATACATTCAAGTTATTTCAACTGCCCGCAAATACTTTGCGGCTTCTTCCGGTGGCATCGGGTTTATGTAGAATCCAGAACCCCATTCGAATCCAGCAACGTTCGTGAGACGTGGAACGATTTCCAAATGCCAATGGTAATAAATCTTACCCTCACCGTCCGTTGGGGCAGTGTGTAGCATGAAATTGTACGGAGGATTATCCAGTGCGGCAAAAATCCTATACAACGTGTTCTTCAAGATCTTTGCAAAATTCTTTACTTCCCTCTCTGTTACGTCACCGAAGGAGTGCATGTGACGTTTTGGAAGTATCCAAGTTTCACATGGAAATCTCGCCGCAAAGGGTTCTATCGATACAAAATCTTCGTTTTCTTCAACGACCCTTTCTTTTCTTTCCAGTTCTTGGCTGACTATGTCGCAGAAAACACACCTTTCTTTGTAAGAATAGTATTCCTTAGAACCAGACAGCTCTTCTTGAACTCTTTTCGGAACAATGGGTAATGCGATCAGTTGACTGTGAGGGTGGAGCAACGAAGCTCCAGCATCGCGACCATGGTTTTTGAAAATGAGGATGTACTGAACCTTCGAATCTTTGGCTATGGTCTCATATCGAAGCTTGTAAGCCCAAACAACTTCTTCGACTTGCTTGTGATCCATCAGCGCCAAATGAGTGTTGTGATCAGGAGTTTCAACGATCACTTCGTGATAACCAAACCCATCCATCGCGTCAAACATGCCAACTCCATACCGTTTCGGGGAAAGAGTAGGATTCACAGCACCGAATTTGTTCGGAACGATCCTCACCCACCAACCAGGTGTGTTTGGAGCAGTATCAGCTGGCCTGAACGCGAGAACCTCAGGCGGTGTCGTGTGTTCGTTGCCGTAGTCGAAAGGACAGAACGCAGCTTTTTCTTCGACTTTTGGCCTAGCAAAATCGTGTGGTCGTTTCGCACGTTCGGTGGCGATGATCACCCAGCGTTTTAACACCGGATCTTTTCTGAACTCGGGCATGTTCGATCCTCCTCAAACTCTTCTCTTCTTCAGAGCTTCTTGATATACTTTCAAGTATTGCTTGGCAGAACGCTCCCAAGAGACATCCGTTTGCATCGCGTTTTGAATAATTCTTTTCCAATGGTGCTTTTCATTCCGGTAGAAATGAATCGCCCTCGCAACTGCCAGGAGTAAATGAGCAGGGTCATACTCTCTAAAGCCAAAACCGTTACCTAGGCCTGTCTGTGCATCGTATTCCTTCACAGTGTCAGCTAAACCTCCTGTATAGCGCACTATTGGAACCGTGCCGTACCTCAAACTGTACATTTGACCCAACCCACAAGGTTCATACCTTGAAGGCATGAGGAACATATCACAACCAGCGTAAATTTTCTGCGCGAGTTCTATGTCAAACTTTATATTGCTTGAAACTTTGTCTGGATAATCCTTCTGAAGCCTTTGAAACATTTCCTCATATCTTTTTTCGCCGGTACCTAAAACTATGAACTGCACATCGAACAAGAAAAGGTAATCTGCGATCTTTTCAATCAAATCTAGTCCTTTCTGATCTACCAACCTGTTTATCATACCGATGAGGGGTACGTCTTCCCTCACCGGGAGGTTCAAATCTTTCTGTAGACGTTTTTTGTTCTCATATTTCTTCTCCAAACTGTTCAGATCGTAATTGACGTAAATCTTTTTATCCGTCGCAGGATTGTAATCTTCGTAGTCTATCCCGTTCAAAATTCCGTAGAGATCTTCCGCTCTGAGTCTCAGCACACCGTCGAGTTTCTCACCGTATTCTTCCGTTTGGATCTCCTGCGCGTAGGTTGGGCTCACGGTGGTGATGACATCGCTGAACAATATTCCGCCCTTCAGAAAGTTTATACGACCGTAAAATTCCAATCCATCTATGTTGAAAAGATATCCTGGAAGGCCAGCGAACTTCATGTAATTCGGGCTGAAAACACCTTGATATCCGAGGTTGTGGATCGTAAAAACAATCGCGGTTCTACTGAAGAAAGGATCGACTCTATAGAGTGTTTTCAAATAAACTGGGACCAAACCCGTCTGCCAATCATGAGCATGCACGATGTCGAATTGCTCAGAAAGATGCTTTATCGCTTGAATAGAAGCCGCACAGAAAAATATCGCTTGTTCCGCGAGATCAGGCCCTTCATACACGTTGTCCGCTGAAAAATAGTAATTGTTCGCTATGAAGTAAACAGTGACGTTGGAACCGGGCAACTGCGATTTGTAAAGATCGAATTTTTCTTGCGTTTGTACGTTCTCAACGGGTATAGATTTGGCAACCTCCACGATTCGATATCCAAACTTCTCGCTATTCTTCAGAACCAGCTTGTGCAAGGGCATGAAGATCGAAACCTTAGCCCCACTTTTTTCTATCGCTTTGGGCAAAGCACCAATCACATCGGCAAGTCCCCCAACTTTGGCAAAGGGGTGAACTTCATAAGCAATCATCGCGACCCTCATATCTTCACCTCGCTGTCGGAATTATAGCATGATCCTTTTGAAACTGAAGAAGACTGCTGAGAACTTCCTCCAATCCAACTTGAAAGAAAAATTTTCCATCTTTCAATCCCAACTTGACGTAAGGTATCAACGGAATTTGGTAAGAGATATGCCCATTGAAGTACAACTTAGCCCAGTACTCTTCATCTGTGCCACGCAACATGCCAAAACTCAGTGCGAGACCGTCGAGCGCAAAGAATCCGTCGAAGCTACCAAAATTTGTTCTTATCGTCGGGAGAACCACCTCCATCTCGTACACTGGGCCTTCAAGCCCCAACCTCCCGCTCACTTCCAGCAACAATCCTTTGAATAAGAACGCCTTCGAGAGTCCGAAGTACATACTTGGCAATATTCCAACGGTGAAAGAAAAATCAGCGAATCTTTTTAGGTGTATAAGTCCTCCAACACTACCTAAAGCATATCCGAACGCGAGTTTTGGGATCGTTCCATCACTCGATATGTCCAAGCCCATCGCCACGGAAAACACATCGTTTTTTAAACTCTTTGAGGTTTTGCTAGATATACTTAAGTCGATCGTTAACCTTTGGTTCAACGTCGAAAGTGATACCGTTAATCCCCTTGAACTGTTGAAGAACACTTGACCATAATGCATGTTGACAGTTTTCACAAATGCTCCCGCAAGAACGTTATCCATCAAATCGTCCCAAAAACCAACCATCACGCCTGCTCCAAAATCCTTTTGAATCAAATCTATCCATGGAAACGGCAGTAAGAATCTCATCTTCAACGCATCGTGGTACTGTATTGAAGAAATTTCCACATCTTCCAACTTTAACCAGTCATTACCGAGAATCACTTTGGGTTCTTCGATACGCTGCTCAACGATCTTGGCATCTTCCTTGAACAGTGCATAACCGCCTGGGAGTGGCTTGATCGAAAAGATGTATCCTTCATACTGTACAGCAGAGATACTGTTGCTGACACCCAATTCATGGATTTGATTCGTTCGAAGATCTAACCTGAACGTTCGAAGTTCACCTTTTCGATCGCTGACAAAATAAATCACATCTCCCAGAACGACAGGTGAAAGCTTTGCTTTTCCATCACTCGTCAGTTTGATCAATCTTTCACTCTCAAGCATGTAAAGATCAACATTTCTAGCATCCTTCGCTGTGAAAACGATGCGATTTTTCGAAGCGGAGATTTGAAGCGGTGTTAAGTTGTGTGGAATAACAACGTCTTGAGTGATGGATCTTTTCACATCCAAAACTTTGATCTTTCTTATGTCGTTCTCTTGAACGATTAAAGCTAACCTCTCATCGTCTACCCACGATACGTCGATCACATGTTTCACATTTAAATCATTCACAGAACCGTTCCAGAGCAACAGTTTAGAAACGTACCTTCCTTCTTCAACTACCATTTTCACAATTGCGAGTTCTCTTCGAGAATTCACCGAGAAACTCACTATGCTTGGAGTTTCCAACAACTTGTGATGTTTGCCTTCGAAGATATCGTAGAAATAGATCGCACTTGTTTCATCATAACCTTTGAAGATGTAATAAACTCTCCACAATTCCAAGTTCAATTTTGAAGCCAGCAGGGAAAGTTCGGTCAGCTTTTCACCATCAAAGGAACGCTCAACGTTCGACCAAGCTTCTTCAAGCTCTTTGGGAGAAGCAATTTTCCTGAGATGCCTATAGAATGTTGCGAGTGGATCTTTGGAGAAATCCTCCACCAAATGGACAGTTGCCCCTCTCTTTTTCTTTTCAATCGTTTCGAGCAGAGCGTAGCCGAAAGTGTAACTCGCTCCACCAGGTGTGAAACGCGTTGTGTTGATGGAGGAAGCGTATCTCAAACCGATATCTGTGGACAAAGCGTTCTGTTTGTAAAGATCGAAAATCACATCGTTTGCCCTACCTTCTCCCTGCTCTTTCGACTCGTAAACTATTGCGACTCCTTCGTGCAAATACATGGGAGTCAAGATCGATTGAACGGCAGCAGCTACAGAATGCCCAAAGATCGAGAGTTTTTCTGCATAAGGTGCGAACTTATTGGCAAGAAAAAGATGAGCAAGTTCATGTCTGAAACAGAATACAACCCAGTCTTCATAGTTTGGTGTGAATTGGTACGGGTCCATATCGCTCACGTAGATGACGATCACGTTGTTCAATGGATTTGCATAACCGTTAGAAAGATCAGATTTGAGCAGATAAACTTTCGGTCGCTTCCGCAAGGAGGATTTGAACTCAGCCGTGAAGTTCTCGTACACTTCATCTGCTTTTTGGGACAATCTGTACGCCGATCTTGCCAAACCATCATCGTAAAGTATGTCCAGATATTTTGTGGATAACATGTTGAAAGTTCCTGCTGCCCAGAGAGTGGAAGCAACGATGATAAGGAAAAACGAGTGTAACGATCTCATCCGCTTCTCTCCAATCTTTTAGTTATGTAGTTGACAACGACCTCCACTGCCCTGTCGTTGTAACCACCCTTTGGCACGATGATGTCTGCGTAGCGTTTCGTTGGCTCCACGTAGGCATCGTGCATAGGTTTAACAGTTTCAAGGTATTGCGCTATCACGTTCTCAACGTTTCTTCCTCTCTCTTTGATGTCACGCATGAGCCTTCTTATGAATCTGATATCGCTTTCGGCATCCACATAAACTGAGAGTTCATAAAGTTCTCTGAGTTCTTCATAATAGAGCGCAAAGATGCCTTCGACCAAAACCACTTGCCTTGGTGAAAAACTGATCGTTTCATTCTTCCTAGTGTAGGTCACAAAATCGTAGGTAGGAACCTGAACCGTGTGACCAGAAGACAACTTCCGCAGATGTTCGACGAGCAGTTGGTACTCTATAACATCTGGATGATCATAGTTGACTTTTCTGCGTTCTTCCAGTGGCATATGACTCATATCTTTGTAATAGTTGTCCATTGGTAATATCGCGCATCTCTCTTCACCCAGATGCTGTACGATCCTTCTCGCAACAGTAGTCTTCCCAGAACCAGTTCCTCCACCTATACCGATCATGATCAAGCTTTCAACCCCTACATAACTCAATTTAACACATCCTGTTGAAAATAGCCAAGCAAAACTTACCGATCATCAATATAATTGAATGGAATCCAAATCTTGGTGGAATTTCCGGACGGTGATGTTTTTGAAAATTTTTCTCATCAGACATGCCAAGACCGATTGGAACGATCTAGGCCTCTGGCAGGGAAACACCGATGTGCCTCTGAACGAAGCTGGTTTTGAACAAGCAAAGAAGATCGCTCAGAAACTTTCAAAGCAACATGTAGAAGCGATCTACACTAGTCCGCTTTTGAGAGCCAAGCAGACCGCTTCCGTCATCTCGGAGATGTTGAACGTTCCACTTTTTATCGACGAACGGCTCAGAGAGTGTGAGATATCTCTGTGGAATGGTCTGACGATGCAAGAAACACTCGAAAGGTACTACAACGAATACACGCTTTGGTCAACACAACCCAACGCTGAGATCGAAGGTGTAGAATCCCTCCAAGAAGTTCAAGATCGTTTTCTGCGGTTCGTTGAAGAGATCAACAAGAAAGCCTTCGAGTCCGTTGCGGTGGTGTCACACGCATTGATACTTCGAACGTTCATTTGTTGGGTGTTGAAGTTACCACTCACAGAGCACAAAAATTTTAAATTGGACAACGCCTCAATCAGTCTCGTTGAAACGCAGAGTAGATCGCGGTTAGTTTATTTGAACGACACTTGTCATCTTGATTGACTCAAAATATCTTGCTACTCGCCTTGGGACCTGGAGTTTTGTCGTACGCCTCGATCGGCCAGAATCTGTAAACGTATTCGTACCTATCAATTTTCACGTTCGGATCCTTTGGTACGTGGAATAAATCGTGAACAGCGGTGACATACTTATAGAACGTGTCTCCACGGGGAACGAGTTCTACTACGACATTGAACATTACGCTGTAACCGCTCATTTGATCGTAAAACAACAACGTCGCTCTGGGATCTTTCAGCACATTTCGATAACTGTTTTTATAGAACATTTCTATACTTGAAAGTATTCTTCTATCAAAAATTTCAGGTTTTTCGTACAGATCGAGCAAAAATTGTACTCTTTCTTTGAACGTTTCGTTCACACCCTTTTGTCTCGCCATCTCTATGAGGTTGATCGCCTTGTTTGCGAGTTCTTCAAGATACTCCTGCTTTGGTACCAAGCCGAGTCCTTTGATGCAACTGTTTATTGGAAACTCACCCTCCTTCGAGAAAGTTGACATGACAACGGTGTGTGGTGAAAAATTCGGCACACCCTTTTCCAAACCTAGAAAGATCTTCAAACTCTTGGTGCGTGTTTGAATCTGCCAGTTGAAAAATGCTTCATCCATTTCGTGAAGCTTGTAACATTTTTCCTCTCCGTGAACATTCACAAAAACGTTGTTGGTTGTGAATTTCATATCATTCCCTCCTGTTAGAAATTTTGGGATTCAAGATCCTTTCACTCGCCACACCGAGCGACATTATCGAAAAAGAAGCAAGAAAGATGGCCAACCCTGGGAAAACGATCCACCACCATGCACCAAGAACGAGTGCGTTACACGTTCTCGCCAAGCTCAGCATCTTGCCCCATGAAACAACCCTTGGATCTGAAAAGCCCAAGAAAGACAACCCCGCTTCCGCGAGCATCGCACCGGCGGCGGAAAAAGCCGCGTTCACCGCTAAAACGGGGTATGAAGCAGGCAATAGATGTTTCCTGATGATGTACCACTTGCTCGCCCCAGCGCAAAAGGCCGCCTCAACGTAACCCCTCTTTTTTTCAGAAAGAACTATTGCGCGAACCACCCTCGAAACGCCAGCCCAACCAAAGATGACCAGTACGAACACTAAAGTCCAAAAACTACTCCCCAGATACGTCAGGATCATTATCATGATCGGAAGACCTGGTAACACCATGACGAAATCGACGGTCCTCATTATTAAAGTGTCGATCCCCTTACCAAAAGCGGCCGCGATCACTCCGAGCAAACCACCAACGACGGTGACACCGAGAGCTGTCAAAGCTCCTACAGTCAGTGAAGTTCTAGTTCCATAAACGATCTGGCTGAAGATATCAGCACCGTACCAATCTGTGCCCATGATGTGTCGCTTTGAAGGAGGTTGAAGCCTACGACCTCTTTGGGTGATATCGTAAGGATTGTAAGGAGCAATCAGTGGTGCAAAGATTGCACAGAAGACGAATGAGCAAAGAATCACAAACCCAACCGTTCCTTCAAAAGAACTGAAAAGCTCATAGAAAAAGTAGAAGATTCTTCTGCGTCTCATTCAAATCTCACCCTTGGATCGAACACTGCTTGCAACACATCCGCGATGAAGTTGGCGAGAATTACAGAAACGATCGTTATGATGACCGTTGCTTGCAATAAAGGATAATCTGAGTTCCTTGAAGCTTCGAGTACTAAAAGACCCATGCCTTTCCAGGAAAAAATGGTCTCGATGAGCACAGCGCCACCCAGCATACCAGCGATACGAAGCGTGAGCATGGAAAAAAGAGGACCCAAGACGTTCCTGAGGATGTGCCTCTTTCTTATCCGCCGTTCGCTCAATCCTTTCGCCTTAGCTGTGAGAATGAACTCTTCGTTGAGAATCGAAATAACCATGTTTCTAACATACATAGCGAATCCCGGTACGTTCACCATGAAAATCACAAGCCAAGGGAGAAAGGCATGCCGAAGCAAACTTAAAAACGCAGAAATGCCTGTTGCGTTCGAATCGATCATTCCCTGAAGTGGAAACCAACCGAGTTTGAAAGAGAACAAAAGTACTAACAGCAACGCAAACCAAAACGTGGGAACAGAATGGAGGGCAAAAGCCACATAACGAACGAATCTGTCTGCGAAAGAATTCCGCTTGCAACCTATATAAACACCGAGTTGCAATGAAGCCAGCATACCGAGAAGCGTTGGAACAGCCGTGAGCAACAACGTCCAGGGTAGTCGTTCCAAAACCACACTCACGACGCTTCTGTTGTAAGTGTACGATACTCCAAGGTTTCCTCTGAAGAACTGTTTCAAAAAGCTCAAATATTGAATGAGCACAGGTTTGTCCAAACCGAAAGCGGCCTTTATCTCCTGCTTGACTTCTTCAGGAATCCTGGGATCGCCATAAAAACGCTCTGCCGGATCGCCCGGCAGAGCCCTTATGAGAATGAAACTTACAGTCAATGCGAGTATGATCGTCAAAAACATCTGGATTATTCTCTTTATAAGGTAAGAAAAACTCATGAGAATGTCACCTTACAGGTTTAAGCGATTTCAACGATTCTACATTCATCACACCTTCCGTTGGTGAAACAATCCAACCTGTGAAGTTCTTAACACTGTAGGCTTCTATATCCACAGGCACAAGTATAGGCACAACGGGGACGAATTCTGCAATGAGTTTTTGTAAATTCTTAAAAGCTTGAATGCGCTCATTTTCAGAGAATGCCATCCATATAGATTCAAGTGCCGAATCGAGCTCCTTAATACTCACACCGCCGTAATTGAACCCCGTCACTTGACCATCCTTCATCGTACCTCTAGATGAATGTAGATGGTAGAATGCCATTTCTGGATGGCTCCCAAGATTGTAAGCGTGCAGTGCCAGATCGAAGTCAGCCTTTTTCAACTTCGTCGTCAAACCTTCTGGCCCTTGAACATCCAATTCAACCTCAATACCGACGTTTTTCAGATAGAGTTTGATATACTCAGCTGTATCCATCGATCTCCTATCGGAAGAAACCAAAAGCGTCAGTTTTCTCCCATCGTAGTTACTCTTCTTCAAGAATTCCTTGGCCAGCGGTAGATTCTGTTGAACAGTCCCCACACTTTCATCGTACACGACCTTCGCTCTTTTCGGTATCAGTCCAAGTGATGCGATGTCTGCAAGACCACCGTAAACTTTTTCTACGAGCTCTAC contains:
- a CDS encoding ABC transporter permease codes for the protein MRRRRIFYFFYELFSSFEGTVGFVILCSFVFCAIFAPLIAPYNPYDITQRGRRLQPPSKRHIMGTDWYGADIFSQIVYGTRTSLTVGALTALGVTVVGGLLGVIAAAFGKGIDTLIMRTVDFVMVLPGLPIMIMILTYLGSSFWTLVFVLVIFGWAGVSRVVRAIVLSEKKRGYVEAAFCAGASKWYIIRKHLLPASYPVLAVNAAFSAAGAMLAEAGLSFLGFSDPRVVSWGKMLSLARTCNALVLGAWWWIVFPGLAIFLASFSIMSLGVASERILNPKISNRRE
- a CDS encoding ABC transporter permease, with the translated sequence MSFSYLIKRIIQMFLTIILALTVSFILIRALPGDPAERFYGDPRIPEEVKQEIKAAFGLDKPVLIQYLSFLKQFFRGNLGVSYTYNRSVVSVVLERLPWTLLLTAVPTLLGMLASLQLGVYIGCKRNSFADRFVRYVAFALHSVPTFWFALLLVLLFSFKLGWFPLQGMIDSNATGISAFLSLLRHAFLPWLVIFMVNVPGFAMYVRNMVISILNEEFILTAKAKGLSERRIRKRHILRNVLGPLFSMLTLRIAGMLGGAVLIETIFSWKGMGLLVLEASRNSDYPLLQATVIITIVSVILANFIADVLQAVFDPRVRFE